The genome window GAGAGACATGAGGTGAGAAAGGCATGGCTCGCCAGGAAAGGGGTTGAGTGACTGAGCTGTGGATCTACTGCTGGGTGGTGAACAAAATCATTTTGCTGGCCTCAGCTTCTCAAAGCGTCAAATGAATGTTACCAGCTTTGAATATTTCAAGTTCGCAGAGAACATTCCAATACAGCGccaggttagatacagtgtaaatcttcctctacactgtcccattcatacactgtcccattcatacactcccagggcaggtacagcacagggttaaatacatagtaaagctccctctacactgtccgcatcaaacactcccaggacaggcacagcacggggttagatacagggtaaagctccctctacactgtccctatcaaacactcccagaacaggtacagcacggggtcagatacagggtaaagccccctctacactgtcacaatccaacacacccagggcaggtacagcacagggttagatacagaataaagagctccccctacactgtcctgTCAAATATGCAATGCTTGTGTAGTTATTAAAAGGAAATTTGTTGGGTGGGGCATGTGGGAGCTGTGGAGAGTGACAGCTTTTATCCTGtgcatggggatggaggagtcTCTGATAGCCCACCTCCCCCAAGAGGGGGTTGGATGGGGGATCGTGAACATTGATATTTCCATTGCTCACACATCCTGTTTTGACTTGCAGCCTCTGAACTCGCCCAGACTCCCGGGAAAAGTGTAACGTTCTGTGCAGCTGACAGGCGATTGACAACGGATCAGATCAGGAATCAAGGTGAGTCGATAGATCCCGACTAACTTTGGATCACGATAGGAATCTGGCCCGATGGGTTGGAGCAATGTTGGGTGACCAGGATAATGATTGCATTGTAATAATCCCTCCCCCCACGCTGTGTgcacaaactcagccctgtcctTTGCTTGTGTGGGCACCATCATTCTTAAGTGTCTGGGCACTGTTGGCAGGCTACTCAACTGTGTAGGCATCACAGCTGATGCTGACTCCGCCTTCACTCCGAGTCTTGCCTCCCCATACTCGCACCGCCAAAGCACCCACCTCACTTCCCTCATCGCTGGCTCCCTCCTTCAATatcacaggacagtgatcagtccccagaCCCCAGGCAGATATTGGCTTTCCTTTCCCTGCCCTCACCCAGGCTACTGAGGTCAGTTTTAGCCCCAGTTGCTTCCTCCCAGCTGAGATGTCCCACCAACCGCGGTGAGGCTGGCACTGCCTGGTCTCTCTAATTTGCGAAACGGCTACTGTCTGGGAGGGCGATTTCATGGCAATGGAGGAGAACACTGAGATTCCCTCagcagtcacccagtcccagCATTGCAGGGATTCTGATGTTTGTTGGGAGGCGCTTCTTCCCGTCCTTTCTGTGTTATGATTGTGGAGATTGAATGAATCTGTCTTttttccctccccccccgccagGACAGGCGATCCAGAGCAAGACCCCGTCAAAGGTGAGGATGGagcagagcatctgctatctacCTGCCTTGGAGTTACAGAGTAACTAATCATAGCGTCATCGGATCAATCATGGCAACCAGCAGTCAGAACCGGACACCTCCTCTGACccaggctgtacctgtcctgggagtgtttgatggggacagtgtagagggagctttactctatatctaaccccgtgctgtacctgtcctgggagtgtttgatgggacagtgtagagggagctttactctgtatctaaccccgtgctgtacctgtcctgggagtgtttgatgggacagtgtagagggagctttactctatatctaaccccgtgctgtacctgtcctgggagtgtttgatgggacagtgtagcgggagctttactctgtatctaaccccgtgctgtacctgtcctgggagtgtttgatggggacagtgtagagggagctttactctgtatctaaccccgtgctgtacctgtcctgggagtgtttgatggggatggtgtagagggagatttactctgtatctaaccctgtgctatacttGCCTTCACCCTCTGCTCCCAGGACCTTGTTAATTTTACTGGACATCACAGAAAGAAGGTGCGGCCTGTCCGTGTGCTTGGTAAGATTGGCACAGACTGGCATGGTTTCTGGGCTGGGTGATGTATGACTGATTCCCTAGCTGAGGGTATGTGATCTAAGAGTTGTGTCCAGTGAAGTGTTGGCTGTCATCAGTGTGTGTCCCGGGTAGTGATGCACAGGCTGATAGACTGTTCAGGGAGGTGGGTTTGTGTAGGTTGGTAGACTGTTCTGGAAGGCTGGCGTGTGTTCTGGTTTGGTTGTCTGTGTTCTGATTTGGGATTTCTACCCCACAGGGGAAGAGGCAGTTTGTGTCGACAACCCCCTACAGACTGAGGAAACGTCTGACCAGTGAGTGGTGGACAAGGGAGGCTGGGAGTGGGGAGGGTCTGCTCGACTTCCAGTTCCTAAGCTTGAGACTTGGGCCAAAGGCACGGCCCAACATTGAATAAAATATAACTGGGATAAATGGGAGGAATCCCAGTGATAGAACCTGCTCCTCCCCATATCGCCAGGCGGAAAGGAATTTGTTCAaaacatcgagggagagagaaaggagctgagTGTCCAGACCCggggagcggggggagggggcggtgcccagtcccgggggtgggggggtgggggggtggcggtgtcCAGCGGGGAGGGAGCTGCCCCTGGGGCGAGACGACACCAGCGAGCGGGGGCCATCCCCGGGGTGGTGGCGACAGGAGGGCACTGCCCAGGGCAGcggcaggccaggccaggcctCACCACTCCCCCAACTCTGACTTTAGCCATGAATTGTTTGCTCCAGACTCGGCTGATTTGAGTAGCGGCAGCGAGAGCGATTACTCCTCATCAGACTCCGAGAGTGGACAGGAACGTTCCCCAGGAGGAGTCCCCAATCCCAGACCCATGCCGGAAAGAGCAGCGACTCCAGCCAAAACGCCGGTTAAGAAATCCAGGAAAGAGGCCCAGGTGAGCTCCGCACAGCTTGGTGAGCTTGGTCTGGCCcccggggagggtgggtggggctggtgcTGGGTGGGTAGATGCTGCTCTGGGACGGGACTGAGAGCCGGTCCATCTTCCTGCTGCGCCACCCCacctgaggggagggggtggggggggttgtttgTTTCACCCTGAGGGACTTGCCTCCTCCTCGTGACGAGTCAGGAGATGTCCTGCTGCCTATGGCCTGCGCTGTTCGTAATGAGAATGCACTGGTGGACTCAGGCCTGGGGCTCAGGTCCAGGTCCAGACTTGGGGTATTATTTTAACCTGAGATGGGATTACTGACATTGGCGTCCGTTTCTTCCCCTGTTGTGGGTGGCGAGCAGACCACCCTTTGGTGGTGTTTGGGCTTGACCCCGCTTTCTGAAACCGCGTGTTGTTTCTGACCCACGGCCTGTAGTGATGACCAGTGACCTCTGAGCAGTCTCGGTGCTGATTTTGTAGGGACTGACTCACCCCCGTCCCCGGGTTGCTGCAGCTTGCTGACGTCTCCTCCTTTCTCTTCAAGCCCAGCGATGTTGAGCTGTACTTCGAAGCTCACAGCAGTTCAAAGGTCCTGACCTCTGATCGCACGTTACAGAAGCTGCGGACCCCGAAGCTGGATCAGGTACGTGCCGTCGGGGCTGTGATTCACGGGGGTTTTGTTCGGCAAGGGCACAAAGGGGTCGCGAATCACGATGGCCGGATGGTAGCTGAGGTACAGCTCAACACTGATCAAATTCAGCAGGGCAATGGCTGGAGGACCCCCTCCTGCTTGTGTCGGGGGGCTGCTTTACCTCTGGTATCTGAAGGAGACCGTTTTGATATTCTGTCCAGGTTCAGTGCTGACCTCTGGCTGCTGGAGCTCCCAGTCCCTGTCTCGGTCATGCTTTGGGCGCAGGGGGagctgcaccaccaccaccacacacctcccccccccccccacccacccacacacacaaatcatACCTCCatgatctctccctcccctccaggCTGTGTTTTCCGccgccaactcccccccccccccccccttcctctccccttctGGGTTGCGTTCCCTCCTCCCACACCACCTCCTTTCCAGGCCCCTCACCAAGCTGCAATCTGATTTTGTTTCCCGTCCTGATTCAGGAGGCCATGACGAGGCTGCTGAGTGACGACCGTTCACCCTTTGCAGGTGAACTCAGGCAGCTCAAAGAGGAACATGAGCGACTTTTCCACAAATGGATGCTGCAGACACAGTGAGTGCGGCGTGCGAGAACCCTCGGTGCAGTGATTTGATGTGGTTGAAAATGCAGTGCCCTGATGTCTTAGTGCCATTATTCAGCCGCTCGTCTGCttctccctcccccgccctgtCTCTAGATTGGGGTTCAGCCTCGTGTTGTATGGCCTCGGCTCCAAGAGGGAGTTGCTGGAGGACTTCCGCTCTCAGATGTTGGAAGGGATAGTCCACGTGGTGGTGAATGGATTTTTCCCGAGTATTACCCTTAAATCCGTGAGTATTCGCCGAGGAGCCAGCCTGAAGTCAGAACACAGAAGCTGCTGGTGAGAGGGCCCCAAGGGCTCTGATTTGTACCAGGCCTGAACTAAGAATGAGCCCCAGGCAGGAGGAACCCCATCCCCTACTCCCCACCTGCCCTGTTGGGGGTCgtgtggaggctggaggaggggagagggcctgtggtggaagggggtggtgggggggatatTAGGGTTGGGGGGTAGTGGATGGGTCTTGTGGGGgactggggtgagggggtgtggtttggagagagggagaggggcccATTTGGGGGTTAGGAGTCACATTCACGCGTTAACTGAACAATTATTGTGCCGCAGATTCTGAACTCCATAACAGAGGAGGTTTTAGGAAATGAAGGAAGCTTCCGGAACCCCATGGACCAGCTCGACTTTATCGTCAGGGCATTtaaagagggtgtgtatctgCAGACACTTTATCGGTG of Carcharodon carcharias isolate sCarCar2 chromosome 12, sCarCar2.pri, whole genome shotgun sequence contains these proteins:
- the orc2 gene encoding origin recognition complex subunit 2 isoform X3 — encoded protein: MAKLASELAQTPGKSVTFCAADRRLTTDQIRNQGQAIQSKTPSKGKRQFVSTTPYRLRKRLTNSADLSSGSESDYSSSDSESGQERSPGGVPNPRPMPERAATPAKTPVKKSRKEAQPSDVELYFEAHSSSKVLTSDRTLQKLRTPKLDQEAMTRLLSDDRSPFAGELRQLKEEHERLFHKWMLQTQLGFSLVLYGLGSKRELLEDFRSQMLEGIVHVVVNGFFPSITLKSILNSITEEVLGNEGSFRNPMDQLDFIVRAFKEDSSLDLYLLIHNIDGQMLRGDRNQQILGQLSAIPGIHLIASIDHLNAPLMWDQTRSCLFNWLWYEVTTFRPYTEETSYENSLLVRQSGTLALSSLTHVLRSLTPNARGIFKLLAQFQLENKDNSSYPGLSFQDFYQRCRDDFLVNSNLTLRAQLTEFRDHKLIRNKKGADGVEYLIIPIDVATLSDFFEMEDKET